The following is a genomic window from Sinorhizobium fredii NGR234.
GGCTGATGCCGAAGAAGCTGCCGCCGGACACCTCGAAGATGCTGCTCTGCCCGATGCCGGGCGTGGTGACATCGATCGCCGTCAAGGCCGGCGACACGGTCGAGGCCGGCCAGTCGCTCGCCGTCGTCGAGGCGATGAAGATGGAAAACATCCTCAGGGCCGAGAAGCGCGCGACGGTGAAGCGGGTGGCGATCGCCGCCGGCGCGAGCCTGGCGGTCGATGAGCTGATCATGGAGTTCGAGTGATGAGGGCGAATTGGGCGGAAATCGCGATGGGCTCGTCGATACTCCTCGACCGCACCGTTGCCGGAGAGCCGTGACTGCCCCTCACCCTAGCCCTCTCCCCGCGAGCGGGGAGAAGGTGGCGGCAGCCGGATGAGGGGCTGTCCGCCCAACAAACCGGCTGGACGACGAAAGGTCCCGTGAAGGGCGCGCCCGACGAAACGTAATTCGGAGCAATGCGATGACCGAGACAACGACCACCAACGACTGGGAAGCCCTCGCCGAGAAGGAGCTCAAAGCCTCCCCCGAGAGCCTCACCTGGCACACCCCGGAAGGCATCGAGGTCAAGCCGCTCTATACGCGCGACGACCTCTCGGACATCGGCTCGCTCGACTCGCTGCCGGGCTTCGAGCCGTTCCTGCGCGGTCCCCGCGCCACCATGTATGCCGGCCGGCCCTGGACGATCCGGCAATATGCCGGCTTCTCCACGGCGGAAGCGTCGAATGCCTTCTACCGCAGGAACCTTGCCGCCGGCCAGCAGGGCGTCTCGGTCGCCTTCGACCTCGCCACCCACCGCGGCTATGACAGCGACCATCCGCGCGTCGAGGGCGACGTCGGCAAGGCGGGCGTGGCGATCGACTCGGTCGAGGACATGAAGGTCCTGTTCGACGGTATCCCGCTCGAGAAGATCTCCGTGTCGATGACCATGAACGGCGCGGTGATCCCGATCCTCGCCTCCTTCATCGTCGCCGGCGAGGAACAGGGCGTGCCGCGCGAAAAACTCTCCGGGACCATCCAGAACGACATCCTCAAGGAGTTCATGGTCCGCAACACCTATATCTACCCGCCGGAACCCTCGATGCGGATCGTCGCCGACATCATCGAATATACGGCGAAGGAGATGCCGAAGTTCAATTCGATCTCGATCTCCGGCTATCACATGCAGGAGGCCGGCGCGACGCTGGTGCAGGAGCTTGCCTTCACGCTCGCCGACGGGCGCGAATATGTGCGCGCCGCACTCGCCAAGGGGCTGAACGTCGACGACTTCGCCGGCCGGCTCTCGTTCTTCTTCGCAATCGGCATGAACTTCTTCATGGAGGCAGCGAAGCTCCGCGCCGCACGGCTCTTGTGGACGCGGATCATGAAGGAGTTCGAGCCGAAGAAGGCATCGTCGCTGATGCTCCGGACCCACTGCCAGACCTCCGGCGTGTCGCTTGCCGAGCAGGATCCGTACAACAACATCATCCGTACCGCCTTCGAGGCGATGTCGGCGGTGCTCGGCGGCACCCAATCGCTGCACACCAATTCCTTCGACGAGGCGATCGCCCTGCCGACCGAGTTTTCCGCCCGCATCGCCCGCAACACGCAGCTGATCCTCCAGCACGAGACCGGGGTGACCAAGGTCGTCGATCCGCTGGCCGGCTCCTACTACGTCGAGAGCCTGACGAACGAGCTTGCCGAGAAGGCCTGGGCGCTGATCGAGGAGGTCGAGGCGCTCGGCGGCATGACCAAGGCGGTCAATGCCGGCCTGCCGAAACGGCTGATCGAAGAAGCGGCGACGCGGCGCCAGGCGGCGGTCGACCGGGGCGACGAGGTCATCGTCGGTGTCAACAAGTACCGGCTCGAGAGCGAAGAGCCGATCGACATCCTGCAGATTGACAACTCCGCAGTCCGCGCCGCGCAGGTCAAGCGGATCGAGGAGACCAGGCGCCGCCGTGACTCGCGGAAGGTCAAGGAGACGCTGGACGCGTTGGCCGACGTGGCGAAGAGCGGCAAGGGAAATCTGCTCGCCGCCGCAGTCGAGGCCGCCCGGGCGCGCGCCACCGTCGGCGAGATCTCCGACGCGATGCGGCAGGCCTTCGGCGATTACACCGCGGTCCCGGAAGTCGTCACCGACATCTACGGCAAGGCCTACGAGGGCGACCCGGAACTCGGGGTGCTCGCCGGACGCCTCGATGACGCGACGAAGCGGCTCGGCCACAAGCCGAAGATCATGGTCGCCAAGCTCGGCCAGGACGGCCACGACCGCGGCGCCAAGGTGATCGCCTCGGCCTTCGGCGACATCGGCTTCGACGTCGTCGCCGGCCCGCTGTTCCAGACGCCGGACGAGGCGGCCGAGCTGGCGCTTGCCGAAGAGGTGACCGTAGTCGGCGTCTCCTCGCTCGCCGCCGGCCACAAGACGCTGATGCCGCAACTCGCCGAAGCGCTGAAGAAGCGCGGCGGCGAGGACATCATCGTCGTTTGCGGCGGCGTCATCCCGCGGCAGGACTACCAGTACCTCATGGAAAACGGCGTCTCCGCCGTCTTCGGCCCGGGTACTCATGTGCTCGACGCCGCCCGCGCCGTCCTCGATCTGATCGAAGGCAAGCGACGCAACGTCTGAGAACTGCAGAAGCGGATTTTCCATGCGAACGGCGGCTCGTCAAAGAGCCGCCGTTCGCATGCGCGGTCCCACCGGCTCGACCGCGCTTTACCTCGGCTCTTTTTGAACTACTATCATCGCTGTAGCGGATAAGCGTATTCGCAACGCCACCGCCAGAGGGAACCGCATGCAGATCGGCAAACCTCACGAGGCGATCACCCGCATTTGCCAGGCAAGTGCGGAGAGCGTCGAAGTGCGCGGCCGCGATCTCTGCCGCGATCTCATGGGACGGCTGAGCTTTACGGAGTATTTCTACCTGCTGCTGACCGGCCGGGAGCCGACGGACAACCAGCGCTACTTTCTCGACCTGCTGCTCATTGCCATTGCCGAGCATGGCATGATGCCGACGGTCCAGGCGGCCCGCATGACGCTTGCGGCCGAACCGGATTCGCTGCAGGGCGCTCTCGCTGCAGGACTTCTCGGCTGCGGTCCCGTCCTGGTCGGAACGTCGGAACGGTGCGGCAAGCTCCTGGCCGAGGCGCAGGCCCGTGTCGCGGCCGGCGAGAATGCGAAGGCGGTCGCCCTGGACATGCTGCGGGAGATCCGCAAGGCCGGCGGCAAGCTGCCGGGCTTCGGACATCCGGTGCATCGCCCGACCGATCCGCGCGCCGAACGCATTCTCGAACTCGCCGACATGCGCGGCGTCGGCGGAGCGCATGTGCGCATGGCGCGAGACTTCCGCGCCGCGGCCGCCGAGGTCTGGGGAAAGCCTCTTGTCATGAATGTCTCGATGCCGATCGCTGCCGTGCTTCTGGATCTCGAGTTTCCCGTTGCGATGATCAAGGCCGTGCCGCTGCTGGCCCGTGCCGGTGGCCTGCTCGCCCACCTGGCGGAAGAGCAGCAGAACCCGATCGGCTTCACCCTGGCGGCGCATGCGGAAGCTGCAGTCACCTACCGGAACGACGAGGGTGGTGGCTGATGATGTTCGAGCCCCATGTCGAGACGCTGCCCTGGCGCGATCAGATCCGGTCGGATGACGCGCTCTACCGGAAACAGATCGCATACCTCCTGGCGCATTCGCGCTTCTATCAAGGCAAGCTCCGGGATGCCGGTTTCGAGACGGTCGAAAGGATCGGTGGATTGGAGGCGATCGCCGAGCTTCCGCTGACCGAGAAGAGCGAGGTCCGGGCGAGTTGCAGTGAGGCGGAGCCGATGGGTACCCATGTTGCCGTGCCGATGGACCGGATCGTCCGCATCTACTCCACCAGCGGCACGACCGGAACGCCCAGCTATATTCCGCTGACGGCGCAAGATCTCGACAATTGGGTGACGACGTCGGCGCGCAGCTATTCGGCCTCGGGGATCGGACACGGCGAGGCGATCGTTTCGACTTACAACGCCGGGCCCTTCGCTGCCGGTGCAGCACTCGGCGCCTTCGACCGGCTCGGCATGTGCCATATCCCGGTCGGCACGGGAAACACCGAACGGCTGATGACTGCCATCCGGCTATTAAAACCTTCGGCAGCGGTAATGACACCCTCCTACGCGGCCTATCTCGGCGAATGGGCCGCCGATCGCGGCCTCGATCTCAAAGGCTCCAGCGTCCGCCGGCTGCTCGTCGCCGGCGAACCCGGCGGCGGCGAAGCGAAATTGCGGGCGCGCCTCGAAGAGGCATGGGGCGCGAAGGTCACGGAGGCCATGGGCATCGGCGATATCGGCGTGTCTCTCTGGGGCGAATGCGAGGAGCAATGCGGCATGCATCTCGGCGCACGCGGCTTCGTCCATGCCGAGCTGATCGATCCTGAAACCGAAACGCCGAGCCCCCTCGAGGATGGCGCGAAAGGCGAGCTGGTGCTCACCCATCTTCGCCATCAGGCCGCACCGATGCTGCGGTTTCGCACCCGCGACCATGTCGAGATATGGACCTCTGTTTGTCGATGCGGACGGACGGCGCCGCGTGCGCGCTGCATCGGCCGGACGGACGACCTGTTGATCGTCCGCGGCGTGAATGTCTTTCCGTCCGCGATCCGCGACGTGGTGAACGAATTTGCGCCGGCGGTCAGCGGTGTCGTCCTGATAAAACCCTTGAGCGCCGGCGCCCGTCAGGAGCCGCCCTTGCCGGTCTCGGTGGAACGCGCCAGGGACAGCGAAGGCACGCCGGAGCTCGCCGAAAAGATCCAGAAGCGCATCCGCGACGTGCTCGTCGTTTCCACGCGGATAGAACTCGTGCCCTGGGGCACGCTGCAGCGCAGCGAATACAAGTCGAAACTGGTGCAGCACCAAGCGGGATGAAGGCTGAGCGGTTTTCCGCTCGCATTCCGCGGCAAGGAAATTGGGAGGACGGCAATGCGGAAGCTTCAAGCGCAGGGGGTCCATCACATCACGCTGGTCGGCGCGGACCGGCAGACTTCGATCGACTTCTGGGAGGGCATTCTCGGCATGCCCTTCATCTTCGAACAACCGAACCTCGACCGGGCGTCGGAAAGCCATCTCTATTTCGACCCGGGCGACGGCCGGCTGATCACCGTTTTCACCGACGAGAACCGCAGGCCCGACCCGAAGCGGACATCGACGGATGTCGGCTGCGTGCATCACATCGCCTTCGCCGTCTCGCGCGCCACGTTCCTGCAGACGGTCGAGCGTTTGAACGAGCGGGAAATCAAGCACAGCGGCGTCAAAGATCGCGGCTTCATGGACTCGATCTATTTTGAAGACCCGCTTGGGCTCCTGGTCGAGCTCGCCTCCTATCGCTTCGAGCCGCCGGCCGGCCACAGCCATGCCGACGTGTTGATGGAGGCGCACAACATCCGGCTGGCGCGCGGCGACTATGCCATTGCCGAAGTGCATCTCGCCGATGCGATCGAGGCGCTGGTCGAAAGCACCCGGCCAACGCTTTCGGCGGACCGCACGCCAAAGGACCCCTACGGATCGTCATGATCGCAGAAACGCTCGGAACAATTCAGGCAAGCAGAGGGAGGAAGAGAGATGGCAACGATAAAACTCAACGTGATCAAGCCCAGCGTCAACAACATGACGGTGCGCGTCTTCTTAAGGGCGGCGAAGCTCGATTTTGCCGAGCATGACGTCTACGGGCAGACGCGCTCCGCCGAGTATCTGGCACGCGCCCCGTCGCACCTGACGCCGATGATCGAAACGGCGGAGCTGCCGAAGGGCGCCCTCTGGGAAAGCTGCGCGATCATGCAATATCTCTGCAACAAGCACGGGCTCGATCAGTTCTATCCGAAGGACCCCGAGGCGCGCGCGATGATCGACAGCGCCATGTTCTACCTGATCGGCACCTTCTATCCCTATCTGGCGCGCGCCACCTACCCGGCTCTCAATTTCCCGCAATATCCGGGCGAGGTCGGCTTCAGCGACGCGGACGCCGAGACCAAGGAACGAGCCCGCGGGGCCGCCGCAGACGCGCTCGCCGAACCGCTCGAGGTCTTCCGCGCCTTCTACATGGGCGACAAGCCGTTCATCGGCGGCGACAGGCCATCGATCGCCGACATAAGGCTTGCCTCGACGCTCGAGTTCCTGGCGGCGATCGATTATTCCCTGCCGGACTGGGCCAGGACCTATGTATCGGCGATGGAAAAGTCGCTCGGCGACGCCTACAGCGAACCGGCCGCCGATGTCCGCGGCTATATCGACTATGTAAAGTCGCTGTAGGAGAGGACGTTCTTCACCAGAAGAGCAGGATGACGCCCGTTGCGCCGAGCGCAACGATCCAAAGGCGATCGAAATTGATCCATGCGGCGCGCAAGGCCGCAAGACCGAGCCAGCTGAAGACGAGCAAGGCAATTGCCGCGATCACGGCGAGCATGGCGCCGGTATGGACGGCGACGGCGGCAAGCGAAACGGAAAGCGAGCCGGCGGTGCCGGCCATGCCGGCGTGATCGGCGATGCAAAGGCTCATGACCGACGGCACGAGCATCAGCCCGGCGCCGTGGCTTGTCGCCATAAGGAAGGACCAGCCGGCAAGCCCGGCCATGCCGGTCCGCATGCCGACCCTCACGCGGTGACGGTGTCCGTAGATGGCAAGGTAACCGGCGAAAGCCAGGATGAGCGCGGCGGCGGCAAGTTGCAGGCTGCGCAGGTCCATGACCGCTCCGAATGCGATCACCACGACAAGCACCGTTGCGATGGAAACCGCATGGCCGAGGGCGATCGGAACCAGGGACAGCCAGACGGTCCCGGCACTTTGCCGATGCAGCCCGAGCGCGACGGCGAAAAGCCAGCCCATCGCCGGGTTGGCACCGTGAAAAGCGCCGAGGCCGGCGAGTGAGAGCCAGGGCCAGAGGTTCGTCATTTGCGGTGCTGCGGGCGCACGGTCCGGCTCTCCCTAAGGTTCGAACTCAATCGCCTTGTCAGCATTCGAGGGGGTGGCTGCCCTCACCCTAACCCTCTCCCCGCTTGCGGGGAGAGGGGACTTCTAGCGCGCGGCATATCCCTTTCTCCCCGCAGGCGGAGGAGACCTGAAGCGATCGCCGCGAGTCTCTTCTCCCCGCCCGCGGGGAGAAGGTGGCCGGCAGGCCGGATGAGGGCCAATTACCGGCGTACCGCCGCACTCCCCTCACGGATAGCAATAGGAATCGGACGAGCAGTCGCCGCCTTCGAGCCGAACCTGGTGCGGGCGGTGGCCCTTCGGCCAGTCGACGAAAAAGGTCTCGTCGAAGGCAATCCCGCCATCGTCGCCGACGTCGAGCTTCACCATCCAGCCGTCCAAGCCCTCCGGATAGAATTGCGGGTCGATGGCGCCGTAGAGCGAGTTGGTGAAATAGACCCGCTTGCCGTCGCGACTGATCTCCACCATCTGCGGTCCGCCGTTGAGGGGGCCGTTCGACGCCTTCGGATGCGCCGCCCGCGCCACGATCCCGCCGATCCGCACCCGTCCCGTCTCTTTCGGCGCAAGCGGATCGGAAACGTCGTACTGGATCATATCGCCGGTACCCCAGCAGGACACGTAGAGGAAGCGATCGTCCATCGAGAGGTCGATGTCGGTCACCAGCGGCGCCACCGCCTTGAAGCCCTTGAGCACGGGCGGCAGAAGGTCGGGATCGGCCGGCTCTGCCGGTATCTCGATCACCTTCTTCACCGCCCACTGATTGCCGTCGCGATACCAGGTCCAGATCGACGCCGAGAGGTCCTTGAGGCTGATGACGCAACCGACAAAACCATAGGCCCTGGTCGGATCATGGGCGGGCCGCAGTTCGAAGACGAGCTGGTGCTCCTCGCCGAAATCGATCTCCTGAAGGTGCTTGCGCGTATGCAAATCCCAGAAATGCAGCCGGCGGCCGTAATTCGAGCCGAGCAGCACCTCCGGAACGAGGCCGTTCTCGAAGGTGTCGGGCGTCCCCCATTCGCTGGTGATCATCGTGTCGTGGCCGAGATGCCACCAGAAATCATAGGCAAGCTTCTGCGGCCCGCGGTCCATTTCCCATTGGCCGAGCACGTCGAAGCTGTCGTGGTCGAGCAGGAAGATGCCGCCGGGCGCCTTGCCGTCGCGGTCGGCCAGCGCGTTGACGTATATGCCTTCCGGTCCGCAATGGATCGTGTGCAGCCGCGAATAATTGGCTCGTTCGGCGACTTCCTCGGGCTCGATGACGCGGACGATCTGCGGTTTCCTCGGATCGGGCTTCGTATCGATAATATGCAGCCGCGATGACCTGAGGCCCGGCACGACGAGGTAGCGGCGCTCGACATGCGGATGCGGCGCGTTCGGGCAGAGACAGGAGGAGCAGGCATTCCAGCCGAAATGGTGAAGCTCGTCGCCGACATTCGGCATATCCACCTGTCCGACGATCTTTGAATAGCTCGAAGAGGCCGGGTCGACGTCGACGACGGCGATCGCGTCCGGCCGCAGCCGGTCGGGGTCGAAGGCCGCCACATAGGCGAGCGTCTCTTTCGGAGCCTTTGCGGCCATGCGTGGAGATGGATAGAAGGAGGGATCGGGTCGCCACGTCGTCATTTCGTTTCTCCCCGGAGAAGACAATGCGTGGATCCTGATGCAAGCTTAGTAGATGCGGCAGAAAGGCGTCGGAAATGCGGCGCGCTTGCCCTATTTAGGGGCCGGCGACGAGCGGAAGCAAAGTGGGACAGATGGCCGAATTCGAGTTCGACGCGGAGCTCTGGCTCTATCCCGGAAAGGGCGGCTGGCATTTCATCACGCTGCCGGCAGACATTGCCGGGCAGATCAGGTTCCTCACCGAACCGAAAACGCGCGGCTGGCGCAGCGAGACGGTGATCGCACGGACGGGCTGGACCGAGTGGACGACGTCGATCTTCCCGGACAAGGCCTCGGGTTCGTTTCTGTTGCCGGTGAAGGCGGAGGTTCGGCGACAGGAGAAGCTAGTGGCCGGCCAGGTTGTCAGGATCATTTTGATGCTGAATCGCGCCTAAGCTAAAGTCGATTTTTTGTCGAAGCGACCTGCTCTTGCCCCTCACCCTAGCCCTCTCCCCGCCTGCGGGGAGAGGGGACGTAAGGCGCAGCGTTTGCCGCGAGTCCCCTTCGCCCCGCCTGCGGGGAGAAGGTGGCCGGCAGGCCGGATGAGGGGGTTCACGGAGGCGAGTCAGGGTCGGATCCCGGCTCTACGTCTCGATCCGCAGTTTCATCCGGTCGGCGGCAAAGCGCGTGCGGGAGAATTCCACCGGCCGGCCTTCGAGATCTGCATTGACCGCGTGCGCCTCCAGGACGATCGCCCCCGGGGAAAGTGCGAGCAGGGCAAGCTCCTCCGCATCCGCGTGCCGCGCGACGATCTCCGTCGAGGCGCGGACGTAGTCGCCGAGCCCGTGTGCGGCAAAGGCTTTGGTGATGGAACCTAGACGCGCATATTCTTCGGCCATCCTCGGGAAGCGGTCGGCTGGAAAATAGCTGACGGCTGCCGACAGGGGCCGGCCGTCGCCGCTGCTGACGGTGCGGAGTTCGATGACCCCCGCGCCGGGCGCAATGCCAAGCGCCGCGGCAATCTCGCCGCTCGCCGGCACTTGGGCATGGGCGAAAAGCCTCGTGCCGATTTCCTTCACCTGCCGGCCAAGCCCTTGAGAGAAGCGGGTGCGGCGGGAGATCGGATAGGTGACCCGCTCCTTGCGTTCGATCAGCGTCCCGCGGCCCTGCACGGCGCGGACGAGCCCCTCGTCTGCAAGCGCCGAAAGCGCGCTGCGCACCGTGTGGCGGTTGACGCCGAACTCCTCAGCCAGCGCCGTCTCGGGCGGCACCATGCCGGTCGCGTCGTAATCGCCATTGCTGATTGCCAGCCTTATGCGGTCAGCGATCTGCCGCCAGAGCGCTACGCCGGTCTGTCGCTCGACCGTCTTTCTCACTGCCACTTTTGCCACGATGTCACAAGCCTGTCATTTCCGAGCGCTAGGGAATGGTATAAGATGTATAGTTGTCTAGATCAATAGACATTTTAGGTGAAGCGAATGGATGCGAGCAAGAAACATGAAACCCTGTATGGGGCGGATCGCAAGGAAGGCATGCGGCTGCTGGCGCGCGCCACGCTTGCGGAACTCTCCGCCGCCTGGGAGGCGATTGCCGACAAGCCGGTCGTGGCGTCTGTGCGCGGTCCGGAGACTGGGCTCGTCATGGTACGCGGCCGCATCGGCGGCGGCGGTGATCCCTTCAATCTCGGCGAGGCGACGGTGTCGCGCGCCGCGGTTCGGCTTTCGAGCGGTGAGGTCGGCCACGGACAGCTGCTCGGCACCGACAAGGAACGGGCGCGCTATGCCGCGATCTTCGACGCACTCTTCCAGACCGACGCCCATCGCCCGTCGGTCGAGGCGCTGCACCGGCTGATCGCCGCCCGCCTCGAAGCCGAAGACCGGCGAAAGGCCGAGGAGACGGCCGCGACCCGCGTGAACTTTTTCACCATGGTGCGGGGAGAAGATTGATGAGCCCGCATTCGCAAATCTACGCCGGCGCCTTCGCCGATCCGGTCTTCGCGGCGCAGTCCGTATTCCGCACGCTGATGGACTGCTTCGCGCGGCCGGGTACCATCGGCCGCCTTTCGGCGTCCGCCACACCGCCCTCGCCTCTTGGTAATGCCAGCGGCGCCGTGGCGCTGACGCTCTGCGACCACGACACCCCCGCCTGGCTCTCGCCGGCGCTCGCCAAATCGGCCGTGCCGCAATGGATCGCCTTCCACACCGGCGCATGCGTGACCGAAGCCAAGGACGAGGCGCGTTTCGCCTTCGTCGAGAAGGGTGCCGCAGTCCCGGGTTTCGACCAGTTCGCGCTTGGCACGCAGGAGTATCCCGACCGGTCGACGACGCTCGTCGTCGAGGTCGAGGCGCTGGCGGGCGGTGTGCCGCTCGTCGCTAGCGGCCCGGGCATCAAGGAGGCAGTCGTCGTCGCGCCGATCGGGCTGCCGGACATCTTCCTCGATTTCTGGACCGCCAACCGGGCGATCTTCCCTCGCGGCATCGACCTGGTGCTGACGGCGGAGGGCGCGGTGCTCTGCCTGCCGCGCACGACCAAACTCGAGCGGGAGTAGGAGCATGTACGTAGCCGTCAAAGGCGGGGAAGCCGCCATTGCCAACGCCCACCGCCTGCTTGCAGACCGTCGCCGCGGCGACCGCTCGCTGCCGTCGATCACCATCGAGCAGGTCGTCGAGCAGCTCGGTCTTGCCGTCGATCGCGTCATGGCCGAGGCCTCGCTTTACGACCGCGCGCTCGCCGCGCTTGCCGTGCGCCAGGCGCGCGGCGACATGATCGAGGCGATCTTCATCCTGCGCGCCTATCGCACCACACTTCCTCGCTTCGGCTATTCCGAACCGGTCGACACGGCGAACATGACGGTCGAACGGCGCGTCTCGGCAACCTACAAGGACCTGCCCGGCGGCCAGCTCCTCGGCCCCACCTTCGATTACACTCACCGCCTGCTCGATCCGTCGCTGATCGCAGATGAGACGGTCTCGGAGCCGGCAGTGAAAGAGCCCGGCGAACAGGTCATGCGGGTCTCTGACATCCTCGACGCCGAGGGCCTGATCGAGGGCGACGGAAAGATGCCTGACGGTCACCTGGCCGGCGACCTGACGCGCGAGCCGATGGAGTTTCCAATGCCGCGCGACTTGCGCCTGCAGGCGCTTGCCCGCGGCGACGAAGGCTTTCTGTTGGCGCTCGCCTATTCCACCCAGCGCGGCTATGGCCGCACCCATCCCTTCGTCGGTGAGATCAGGATCGGCGAGGTGGAGGTGGAGCTCGATCTGCCGGAGTTCGGCTTCGCCGTCTCGCTCGGCACCATCCGCGTCACCGAATGCCAGATGGTCAACCAGTTCAAGGGCTCGGCCACTGAGCCACCGCAGTTCACCCGCGGCTACGGGCTCGTCTTCGGCCAAAGCGAGCGCAAGGCCATGTCGATGTCTCTCGTCGACCGGGCGCTCCGAACCGACGAGTTCAGCGAGGATATCGTTGCCCCGACGCAGGACCAGGAATTCGTCATCTCGCACGCCGACAACGTCCAGGCGACCGGCTTCGTCGAGCATTTGAAGCTGCCGCACTACGTCGACTTCCAGGCCGAGCTCGACCTGGTGCGTCGCATGCGCCGCGACTACGAGGCCGCCCGCACCGGCGGCAAGGACGGCATGAAGGAGGCCGCCGAATGAACGACCTTGCAACCTACAATTTCGCCTATCTCGACGAGCAGACGAAGCGGATGATCCGCCGGGCGATCCTGAAGGCGATCGCCATTCCGGGCTACCAGGTGCCCTTCGCCTCGCGCGAAATGCCGATGCCCTATGGCTGGGGCACCGGCGGCGTGCAGGTGACCGCCTCGATCCTCGGACCCACGGACGTGCTGAAGGTCATCGACCAGGGCGCCGACGATACCACCAATGCCGTGTCGATCCGCGCCTTCTTCCAGAAGGTCGCCGATGTCGCCGTCACCACCAGGACGAACGACGCGACGATCATCCAGACGCGGCACCGGATTCCCGAGGAACCACTGAAAGAGGGCCAGACGCTCGTCTACCAGGTGCCGATCCCGGAACCCTTGCGCTTCCTCGAGCCGCGCGAGACCGAGACGCGCAAGATGCATGCCCTCGAGGAATACGGCCTCATGCATGTGAAGCTCTACGAGGACATCGCCCGCAACGGCCATATCGCCACGACCTATGCCTATCCGGTCAAGGTCGAGGGCCGCTATGTCATGGACCCCTCGCCGACGCCGAAATTCGACAATCCGAAGATGCACATGTCGGAGGCGCTGCAGCTCTTCGGCGCCGGCCGCGAAAAGCGCATCTATGCGGTTCCGCCCTATACCCAAGTCGTCAGCCTCGATTTCGAGGACCACCCCTTCGAAATCCAGAAATTCGACAAGCCCTGTGCGCTCTGCTGTGCCGAGAACGTCTATCTCGACGAGGTGGTGCTCGACGACAAGGGTGGGCGGATGTTCGTCTGCTCCGATACCGACCATTGCGAAGACCGGCGCGCGCAAGGCCATGCAGGTCCGATGCTTGCCCGCCCGACGCATGAAAGCCAGGAGGCCGCCGAATGACCGCCGTGCCGCTTCTCAAAGTCAAGGACGTCTCGAAGTTCTACGGAAGCCGCATCGGCTGCCGCAACGTCTCTTTCGAGCTTTATCCCGGCGAAGTGCTCGCCGTCGTCGGCGAGTCCGGTTCCGGCAAGACGACGCTGCTCTCCTGCCTCTCGACCCGGTTGATGGCAAGTTCCGGCATCATCGAATACCACATGCGCGACGGGCAATATCGCGATCTGGCACATATGGGCGAGGCCGAGCGGCGCTTCCTGATGCGCACCGATTGGGGCTTCGTCCACCAGAACCCGGCCGACGGGCTGCGCATGACGGTGTCGGCCGGCGCCAATGTCGGCGAGCGACTGATGGCGGTCGGCGACCGGCATTACGGTAATATCCGCGCGATCGCCAGCGACTGGCTGCGGCGTGTCGAAATCGAAGAGGACCGGATCGACGACCAGCCGCGCGCCTTTTCCGGCGGCATGCGCCAGCGCCTGCAGATCGCCCGCAATCTCGTCACCGCGCCGCGCCTGGTCTTCATGGACGAGCCGACCGGCGGCCTCGACGTCTCGGTTCAGGCCCGCCTCCTCGATCTCGTCCGCGGCCTCGTCCACGATCTCGGCCTTGCTGCTGTTATCGTCACCCACGACCTCGCCGTCGCCCGGCTCCTCTCGCACCGGATGATGGTGATGAAGGACGGCGCCGTCATCGAACAGGGGCTCACCGACCGGGTGCTCGACGATCCGCGCGAGCCTTATACCCAGCTCCTCGTTTCCTCGATTCTGCAGGTCTGACGCATGATCCCGAAAAA
Proteins encoded in this region:
- a CDS encoding alpha-D-ribose 1-methylphosphonate 5-phosphate C-P-lyase PhnJ, with translation MNDLATYNFAYLDEQTKRMIRRAILKAIAIPGYQVPFASREMPMPYGWGTGGVQVTASILGPTDVLKVIDQGADDTTNAVSIRAFFQKVADVAVTTRTNDATIIQTRHRIPEEPLKEGQTLVYQVPIPEPLRFLEPRETETRKMHALEEYGLMHVKLYEDIARNGHIATTYAYPVKVEGRYVMDPSPTPKFDNPKMHMSEALQLFGAGREKRIYAVPPYTQVVSLDFEDHPFEIQKFDKPCALCCAENVYLDEVVLDDKGGRMFVCSDTDHCEDRRAQGHAGPMLARPTHESQEAAE
- the phnK gene encoding phosphonate C-P lyase system protein PhnK, whose translation is MTAVPLLKVKDVSKFYGSRIGCRNVSFELYPGEVLAVVGESGSGKTTLLSCLSTRLMASSGIIEYHMRDGQYRDLAHMGEAERRFLMRTDWGFVHQNPADGLRMTVSAGANVGERLMAVGDRHYGNIRAIASDWLRRVEIEEDRIDDQPRAFSGGMRQRLQIARNLVTAPRLVFMDEPTGGLDVSVQARLLDLVRGLVHDLGLAAVIVTHDLAVARLLSHRMMVMKDGAVIEQGLTDRVLDDPREPYTQLLVSSILQV